Proteins encoded in a region of the Apilactobacillus apisilvae genome:
- a CDS encoding HAD-IC family P-type ATPase, whose amino-acid sequence MKDKSSYQLTVDQITKKFDIKDINKGLSDEQVRLSLQKYGLNKIEVKKEPKWKLFVRQFNNMIIYILIVAALITLLMGHYSDALVIALVVIINAFIGYYQEANASEALEKIKQMLSTQATVYRNGSRDDIPAEDLVVGDVVFLEAGDNVPADLRIFDADNLRIQEAALTGEPDSIEKIEGVIEKDKTPLAERKNMAYASTSVTSGSGKGIVVDTGENTEIGKISSEVNNTKARKSPLMIELDKLGTQITYVIIAVSILLFILGLFMGTYSLSVLSLAVVSMLVGAIPEGLPATTSVVLAMGVSDMAKRKHTIIKSLPAIETLGSVDVIATDKTGTLTKNEMTVKNIIIDNREYDVTGDGYEPKGQIKFNNKPAEINSKMKLFLESGYEANDTVLSNDDGTWEINGEPTDGAFLTLYHKVVNYPEHANYQEVDTLPFDSDYRYIAKLVRDENGKKKIFIKGSPDKLFGMADKNDKNFDEKYLNNQINELSKQGKRVIAVGYKDVSDDVNEITHEILKDNVKFLGLAAIIDPPREEVIQALKEMNSAGVQLKMITGDNPITAKAIGEQLGLANKISAVTGAQLDEMSKAEFRDAVINNQVFARTTPKNKMDIVQALEDAGKVTAMTGDGVNDAPALKKADIGVAMGIEGTDVAKDSADMILTDDNFSTMAVAIKEGRRIYDNIKKSILFLLPTSFAEGLIIAFTILMNREMPLEPTQLLWINMVSAITIQFAFIFEPAENGIMNRKPRKNTASLLNKHDVFQMTYVSCMIAIIGIIVFEWLMGQGYDQAVASTMVVNVVVFSKIFYLFNIRTNNLALSKDFFSNQKAFLIIGLMIILQLILTYVPFMQSYFYTANISWFDWLIIVCSGIIVLIVAEIDKFIRFSKNK is encoded by the coding sequence ATGAAAGATAAATCGAGTTATCAATTAACAGTTGATCAAATTACTAAAAAATTTGATATTAAAGATATAAATAAAGGTTTAAGTGATGAACAAGTAAGACTTAGTTTACAAAAGTACGGTCTTAATAAAATTGAGGTTAAGAAAGAACCTAAATGGAAGCTTTTTGTGCGTCAATTTAATAACATGATTATTTACATTTTAATTGTAGCGGCATTAATAACTTTATTAATGGGACATTACTCTGATGCATTAGTTATTGCATTGGTAGTAATCATTAATGCATTTATTGGTTACTATCAAGAAGCAAATGCTTCTGAAGCTTTGGAAAAAATCAAGCAAATGTTATCAACTCAAGCGACTGTTTATCGAAATGGTAGTAGGGATGATATTCCAGCTGAAGACTTAGTTGTTGGGGATGTTGTTTTTCTTGAAGCAGGTGATAATGTTCCAGCTGATTTAAGAATTTTTGATGCGGATAATTTAAGAATTCAAGAAGCTGCACTTACTGGTGAACCAGATTCAATTGAAAAAATTGAAGGGGTTATTGAAAAAGATAAAACACCATTGGCTGAACGTAAGAATATGGCTTATGCATCAACTTCAGTTACTTCTGGTAGTGGAAAAGGAATTGTTGTTGATACCGGTGAAAATACTGAAATTGGTAAAATCTCATCAGAAGTAAATAATACTAAAGCCAGAAAATCACCATTAATGATTGAGTTAGATAAATTAGGAACTCAAATTACTTATGTAATTATTGCAGTTTCAATTTTACTATTCATTTTAGGTTTATTTATGGGAACGTATTCACTATCAGTACTATCTTTAGCCGTTGTATCAATGTTAGTAGGTGCCATTCCTGAAGGATTACCTGCTACAACATCAGTTGTTTTGGCAATGGGTGTTAGCGACATGGCAAAACGTAAGCATACGATTATTAAATCCTTGCCTGCAATTGAAACTTTAGGTTCAGTTGATGTAATTGCTACAGATAAAACTGGTACACTTACCAAAAATGAAATGACAGTTAAAAACATCATTATCGATAATCGTGAATATGATGTAACTGGTGATGGTTATGAACCCAAAGGTCAAATTAAATTCAATAATAAACCTGCTGAAATAAATTCAAAGATGAAGTTATTCTTGGAATCAGGATATGAAGCTAACGATACTGTTTTATCAAATGATGATGGAACATGGGAAATTAATGGTGAACCAACAGATGGTGCTTTCTTAACCCTTTATCATAAAGTTGTGAATTATCCAGAGCATGCTAATTATCAAGAAGTTGATACATTGCCTTTTGATTCAGATTACCGTTACATTGCCAAGCTAGTTCGCGATGAAAATGGTAAAAAGAAGATTTTTATTAAGGGTTCTCCTGATAAATTATTTGGCATGGCTGACAAAAATGATAAAAATTTTGATGAAAAATATTTAAATAATCAAATTAATGAATTATCTAAACAGGGAAAACGTGTCATTGCAGTTGGATATAAAGATGTTTCTGATGACGTTAATGAAATTACTCATGAAATCCTTAAAGATAATGTTAAGTTCTTAGGATTAGCAGCCATCATTGATCCACCTAGAGAAGAAGTTATTCAAGCACTTAAAGAAATGAATTCTGCTGGTGTTCAATTGAAAATGATTACTGGTGATAATCCAATTACTGCTAAAGCAATTGGTGAGCAATTAGGACTAGCTAATAAAATTAGTGCTGTTACTGGGGCACAGCTGGATGAAATGTCAAAAGCAGAATTTAGGGATGCTGTTATAAACAATCAAGTATTTGCTAGAACTACACCTAAAAATAAAATGGATATCGTTCAAGCTTTAGAAGATGCTGGTAAGGTTACTGCAATGACAGGGGATGGTGTTAACGATGCTCCTGCATTGAAGAAAGCTGATATTGGTGTAGCTATGGGGATTGAAGGAACTGATGTTGCTAAAGATTCTGCTGACATGATTTTGACAGATGATAACTTTAGTACGATGGCGGTAGCTATCAAAGAAGGCCGTCGAATTTATGATAATATCAAAAAGAGTATTCTTTTCTTATTACCAACATCTTTTGCTGAAGGATTAATTATCGCTTTTACAATTCTGATGAATCGAGAAATGCCATTGGAACCTACGCAGCTGCTTTGGATTAACATGGTGTCGGCAATTACAATTCAATTTGCCTTTATCTTTGAACCAGCTGAAAATGGTATAATGAATCGAAAACCACGGAAAAATACAGCTAGTTTGTTAAATAAACATGATGTATTTCAGATGACATATGTATCTTGTATGATTGCTATAATTGGTATTATTGTCTTTGAATGGTTGATGGGGCAAGGATATGATCAAGCAGTTGCAAGTACAATGGTTGTTAACGTAGTTGTATTTAGTAAGATATTCTACTTGTTCAATATTAGAACTAATAATTTAGCGTTATCTAAAGATTTCTTTAGTAATCAAAAAGCCTTTCTAATTATTGGCTTGATGATTATTTTGCAGTTAATATTAACTTACGTTCCATTCATGCAATCTTATTTCTATACAGCCAATATTAGTTGGTTTGATTGGTTAATTATTGTTTGTTCCGGAATTATTGTGTTGATTGTGGCTGAAATTGATAAATTTATTAGATTCAGCAAAAATAAATAA
- a CDS encoding histidine phosphatase family protein — MKEFDLYVVRHGQTYYNIYRKMQGWSNTPLTNRGLEDAEKIGNKLSDIKFDAFYTSDMARAEKTAKVIHDKNNYSANENIISSQLLRGAFFGYYEGSNIDETCHTIAASNGFSSYKKMVQEAGLGKIKDTFHEVDPFHQAENNDQYWKRWDEGFRNIMNNKDITDNGKVLLVSHGPAVLSLVDRFAHGKYDVSVRPKNGSLTKLHFDKEGSISVLSYNEV; from the coding sequence ATGAAAGAATTTGATTTATATGTAGTTCGTCATGGACAAACTTATTACAATATTTATAGAAAAATGCAAGGCTGGAGTAATACACCTTTAACTAATCGAGGGTTAGAGGATGCTGAAAAAATTGGCAATAAATTATCCGACATTAAATTTGATGCATTTTATACCAGTGATATGGCACGTGCTGAAAAAACAGCTAAAGTTATTCATGATAAAAATAATTATTCAGCAAATGAAAATATAATATCATCGCAGTTACTTCGTGGAGCATTTTTTGGTTATTATGAAGGATCTAATATTGACGAAACTTGTCATACAATTGCTGCTAGTAATGGGTTTTCATCATATAAAAAAATGGTACAAGAAGCGGGATTAGGAAAAATTAAAGACACTTTTCATGAAGTTGATCCATTTCATCAAGCTGAAAATAATGATCAATATTGGAAACGCTGGGATGAAGGCTTTAGAAACATTATGAATAATAAAGATATTACAGATAATGGTAAAGTTTTGCTAGTTAGTCATGGACCAGCAGTACTTAGCTTGGTTGATCGATTTGCACATGGTAAATATGATGTTAGCGTTCGTCCTAAGAACGGTAGTCTTACTAAATTACACTTTGATAAAGAAGGGAGTATTAGTGTTTTAAGCTATAATGAAGTCTAA
- a CDS encoding nuclear transport factor 2 family protein translates to MDNKQLVNKFYEEVFKNGDLSNIDTFMKNDYIQHSPEVKNGKAGFIEFIKLFLKLEPKINILNISSDNDYVYVFFKCDLNNGHTNKVCDIYRISDNKLAEHWDIIEKNIEDVKTASGNPLF, encoded by the coding sequence ATGGATAATAAGCAATTAGTAAATAAATTTTATGAAGAAGTTTTTAAAAATGGTGATTTATCAAATATAGACACTTTTATGAAAAATGACTATATTCAACATAGTCCTGAAGTTAAAAATGGAAAAGCTGGATTTATAGAATTCATAAAATTATTTTTGAAATTGGAACCAAAAATTAATATTTTAAATATAAGCAGTGATAATGATTATGTTTATGTTTTTTTTAAGTGCGATTTAAATAATGGTCATACTAACAAAGTATGTGATATTTATAGAATATCTGATAATAAATTAGCTGAGCACTGGGATATAATTGAAAAAAATATAGAAGACGTTAAAACTGCAAGTGGAAATCCACTATTTTAA
- a CDS encoding C39 family peptidase, which translates to MKSNTIASERINPFYVRLKHLKIEKWYVNEMQDTKSNRCSFSKENNYTKLEIDKIGFYKKQLWYHFCSSVEEGWVAHKFVRKNYRLLKLHFNVDHRYENAVIAAQALLSYSGYDLSLNEVIKFTKDKYSYKPNDFFKLFINNKGSFKLLTNKSYRRVRSQLLRNRPVLMWLDDNKHCVIIIGFNRRVFFYKDAYDGLNKTITISQLTRRWKKSGYLAFSY; encoded by the coding sequence ATGAAATCAAATACAATAGCAAGTGAAAGAATAAATCCTTTCTATGTTAGATTGAAACATTTAAAGATTGAAAAATGGTATGTTAATGAAATGCAGGATACGAAAAGTAACCGCTGCTCATTCTCTAAAGAAAATAATTATACTAAACTAGAAATTGATAAAATTGGCTTTTATAAAAAACAATTATGGTACCACTTTTGTAGTAGTGTCGAAGAAGGTTGGGTTGCTCATAAATTTGTTCGAAAAAATTATCGATTATTAAAATTACATTTTAACGTTGATCATCGTTATGAAAATGCGGTTATTGCAGCTCAGGCACTTTTATCATATTCTGGTTATGATTTATCGCTTAATGAAGTAATTAAATTTACAAAAGATAAGTATTCATATAAACCAAATGACTTTTTTAAATTATTTATAAATAATAAGGGTTCCTTTAAATTATTAACTAATAAATCATACCGTAGAGTTAGATCACAATTATTAAGAAATCGTCCAGTCCTTATGTGGCTGGATGATAATAAACATTGTGTGATTATAATTGGCTTTAATCGGCGAGTGTTTTTTTACAAAGATGCTTATGATGGGCTAAATAAAACTATTACAATCAGCCAATTAACACGTCGATGGAAAAAAAGTGGTTATTTAGCATTTAGTTACTAA
- a CDS encoding ABC transporter ATP-binding protein, with product MIRLSKKYLVWGAVWAAVLFLVVQVSCDLYLPTVTSNLINNGVAKNNVSYIWSEGFKMLFVTFIGVLAAGGNIYFAATQSQKMGKKIRSALYRKIMYLSDQDLDKFGDASLITRNTNDVVQIQNVMIQVLRMMIMSPIMLIGAMSLAFVKSPKLTIVFFVSLVALAIVVAIVMSFAGPMFKKLQGQTDKLNLVFREGLTGVRVIRAFNRDNYEQNRFDKYNNRYAKTGIRVFMLVSLMFPLMTFILSGTNVGIVWFGAKMISNSGLDVGNLVAFMTYATQILISFMMLSFLFVFIPRAQASATRINEVFDVKDSINDPKQPIEIDKSNNTLAFEHVDFKYQDSKTPVLSDIDFNAKAGQTVAIIGETGSGKSSLINLIPRLYDVSSGSIKINDTDIRDISQKNLHDLISITQQTAVLFTGTVKENMLYGNESASDEEIWHALDIAKASDFLKDEGGLNARVEQNGENFSGGQKQRLAIARTILKNAAIYIFDDSFSALDFKTDAQLRSDLNKDEKIRKAISVIVAQRISTVADADLILVLNNGKLVGAGTHKELSANNPYYKVILDSQIKKGGSK from the coding sequence TTGATTAGATTGTCTAAAAAGTATTTAGTCTGGGGTGCAGTTTGGGCAGCTGTTTTATTTTTAGTTGTTCAAGTTTCCTGCGATTTGTATCTGCCAACTGTTACTTCCAATTTGATTAATAATGGTGTTGCTAAAAATAATGTTTCCTATATTTGGAGCGAAGGATTTAAGATGTTATTCGTAACTTTTATAGGTGTACTTGCTGCCGGTGGAAATATCTATTTTGCTGCAACACAATCACAAAAGATGGGTAAAAAAATTCGTTCAGCACTTTATCGAAAAATTATGTATTTATCCGATCAAGACTTAGACAAATTTGGAGACGCTTCATTAATTACTAGAAATACTAATGACGTTGTTCAAATTCAAAATGTTATGATTCAAGTTTTGAGAATGATGATTATGTCACCAATTATGTTGATCGGTGCAATGTCTTTAGCTTTTGTTAAAAGTCCGAAGTTAACAATTGTCTTTTTTGTATCTTTAGTGGCTTTAGCCATTGTAGTAGCAATTGTTATGTCTTTTGCTGGTCCAATGTTTAAAAAATTACAAGGACAAACTGATAAGTTAAATCTAGTTTTTAGGGAAGGTTTGACAGGTGTCAGAGTTATCAGAGCTTTTAATCGTGATAATTATGAACAAAATCGTTTTGATAAATATAATAATCGATATGCAAAAACAGGAATTCGTGTTTTCATGTTAGTTTCATTAATGTTTCCATTGATGACATTTATTTTAAGCGGAACTAATGTCGGAATTGTTTGGTTTGGTGCTAAGATGATTTCAAATAGCGGTCTAGATGTTGGTAATCTAGTTGCTTTTATGACATATGCTACACAAATTTTAATTAGTTTTATGATGCTATCATTTTTATTTGTATTTATTCCTCGAGCTCAAGCATCAGCTACTCGTATTAATGAAGTGTTTGATGTTAAAGATTCTATCAATGATCCTAAACAACCAATAGAAATTGATAAAAGTAATAATACTTTAGCTTTTGAGCACGTTGATTTTAAATATCAAGATTCTAAAACTCCAGTGTTGAGTGATATTGATTTTAATGCTAAAGCTGGTCAAACAGTCGCAATTATTGGTGAAACTGGATCTGGTAAGTCTAGTCTAATCAATTTAATACCACGTTTATATGACGTATCATCAGGTTCTATTAAAATTAATGATACAGATATTCGTGATATTTCACAAAAAAACTTACATGATTTAATTTCCATTACACAACAAACCGCAGTTCTATTTACAGGAACGGTAAAAGAAAATATGTTATATGGAAATGAATCTGCAAGTGATGAAGAAATTTGGCATGCTTTGGATATAGCTAAAGCTTCTGATTTTCTTAAAGATGAAGGCGGCTTAAATGCTCGCGTTGAACAAAATGGTGAAAATTTTTCCGGTGGTCAAAAGCAACGCTTAGCAATTGCTAGAACTATCTTGAAGAATGCTGCTATTTATATTTTTGATGATTCTTTCTCTGCATTAGATTTCAAAACTGATGCTCAATTAAGAAGTGATTTGAATAAAGACGAAAAAATCCGAAAAGCAATTAGCGTTATTGTTGCTCAAAGAATTTCAACAGTTGCCGATGCTGATTTAATTCTAGTTTTAAACAATGGTAAATTAGTTGGTGCTGGTACACATAAAGAATTATCAGCTAATAATCCATATTACAAAGTTATTTTAGACTCTCAGATTAAGAAGGGAGGTTCCAAATAA
- a CDS encoding ABC transporter ATP-binding protein: MDNNKKQRRADNFWKSTWRLIKYVKPWLLGIFITLILAISATVLQIVTPKILGEATTEIYKGVMKGFAMKKSGLHLSSIPIDFGAVGHILLVVAILYILAALFNVGQQFIMTYISQKVVYRLRKDMKSKLKRLPISYYDTHSNGDIMSRMINDMDNISTMFQTNLTQLITSVLLFFGVLYMMTTISWSLTLVALCTFPLIALIVGIVTPKSQRFFSKQQSHLGTVNSQVEENFAGRNIIKTFNREEETIKNFEKENDKYYQSAWKAQFVSSFMFPLMNFVKNLNYVFVAVFGGIKVAAGSIALGNVQAFLQYVNMFNQPITNLANLTNTIQSTIASAERIFKILDEPEMTDQTVNKKSIDTDDEITFEDVTFRYVPETPLIKDFNLHVQQGTTVAIVGPTGAGKTTIINLLERFYDIDSGSIKFKGKDTRDFTKSELRSHISMVLQDSWLFTGTILDNIKYGNDKATDEDAYTAAKEAQADGFIQKLPDGYNTVLNENASNISQGQRQLITIARAFVANPEVLILDEATSSVDTKTESMIQKAMDNLIKGRTSFVVAHRLSTIQNAEKIIVMDHGQIIETGNHESLMKKNGFYADLYNSQFIGNNL, translated from the coding sequence ATGGATAACAATAAAAAGCAACGTCGAGCAGATAATTTTTGGAAATCCACATGGCGATTAATTAAATATGTTAAACCATGGCTATTAGGAATTTTTATCACTTTAATCTTGGCGATTTCAGCAACAGTTTTGCAAATTGTTACTCCTAAAATTTTAGGTGAAGCAACCACTGAAATTTATAAAGGTGTAATGAAAGGTTTTGCAATGAAAAAGTCGGGACTACATTTAAGTAGTATCCCAATTGATTTTGGCGCAGTTGGACATATTTTATTAGTAGTTGCAATTTTATACATCTTGGCTGCTTTATTTAATGTTGGTCAACAATTTATTATGACTTATATTTCACAAAAGGTAGTTTACCGTTTAAGAAAAGATATGAAATCTAAGCTAAAACGTCTACCAATTTCATATTATGATACCCATTCTAACGGTGATATTATGTCTAGAATGATTAATGATATGGATAATATTTCAACAATGTTTCAAACCAATTTAACTCAATTAATTACAAGTGTATTGTTATTCTTCGGTGTTTTATATATGATGACAACAATTAGTTGGTCATTAACATTAGTTGCACTTTGTACTTTCCCATTAATTGCTTTAATAGTTGGGATTGTAACGCCTAAATCACAAAGATTTTTTAGTAAGCAACAAAGTCATTTAGGAACCGTTAACAGTCAAGTTGAAGAAAATTTTGCTGGCCGTAATATTATCAAAACTTTTAATCGTGAAGAAGAAACAATTAAAAATTTCGAAAAAGAAAATGACAAATATTACCAATCAGCTTGGAAAGCCCAATTTGTTTCTAGCTTTATGTTCCCATTAATGAACTTTGTTAAGAACTTAAACTATGTTTTTGTTGCCGTATTTGGTGGAATTAAAGTTGCGGCTGGATCGATTGCATTAGGTAACGTTCAAGCATTTTTACAATATGTAAATATGTTCAACCAACCTATTACTAATTTAGCTAACTTAACTAATACAATTCAGTCAACAATTGCATCAGCTGAAAGAATTTTTAAAATATTAGATGAACCAGAAATGACTGATCAAACTGTAAACAAAAAATCTATAGATACTGATGATGAAATTACATTTGAAGATGTTACTTTTAGATATGTACCTGAAACACCACTAATTAAAGATTTTAATTTACATGTTCAACAGGGAACAACGGTTGCAATCGTTGGACCTACAGGTGCTGGTAAAACAACAATTATTAACTTACTTGAAAGATTTTATGATATTGATTCTGGTTCTATTAAATTCAAGGGTAAGGATACTAGGGACTTTACTAAATCAGAATTACGTTCGCACATCTCAATGGTATTACAAGATAGTTGGCTATTTACTGGAACTATCCTAGATAATATTAAGTATGGTAACGATAAAGCTACTGATGAAGATGCTTATACTGCTGCTAAAGAAGCACAAGCTGATGGCTTTATTCAAAAATTACCTGATGGTTACAATACGGTATTAAATGAAAATGCTTCTAATATTTCGCAAGGTCAACGTCAATTAATTACCATTGCGCGTGCTTTTGTGGCTAATCCAGAAGTCTTAATTTTGGATGAAGCTACTAGTTCAGTTGATACTAAGACTGAATCAATGATTCAAAAGGCTATGGATAATTTGATTAAGGGACGTACTAGTTTCGTTGTTGCTCATCGTCTTTCAACAATTCAAAATGCTGAAAAAATTATTGTTATGGATCATGGACAAATAATTGAAACGGGTAATCACGAATCATTAATGAAGAAAAATGGCTTTTATGCTGACTTATATAATTCACAATTTATTGGTAATAATCTATAA
- a CDS encoding serine hydrolase domain-containing protein, giving the protein MKYYKTIENINHLVIDGVVPGVNCAFIDGEDVERHLIGDSELIPEKVELKDHLIYDMASITKVVGTTMVILKLSDDHKLNLDDSISKYLTTWSFPEVTIRNLITHTSGIEGYIKNRDNLNHDELIKSLLRLKVGKGLNHEMHYADVNFILLGLIAKKVTGQSIQKLIDRFVLKPLKMNNSGFNPKYKKNCIPTIYNKQTGKLLQGSVHDPKAQILGEDCGSAGLFSNMDDLIKFVHSILYPEDNPVLSDATIKGFFQDQTYSHKLGRSFGFELLYHDEMKYIWQSGYTGTFIIIIPDLKRAMIFLSNRVHPIAPNEYYIERRKTLIETYLNENKKAWK; this is encoded by the coding sequence TTGAAATACTACAAAACAATTGAAAATATTAACCATTTAGTGATAGATGGAGTTGTTCCTGGCGTTAATTGTGCTTTTATTGACGGTGAAGATGTTGAACGTCATTTAATTGGTGATAGTGAATTAATTCCCGAAAAAGTGGAATTAAAAGATCATTTAATATATGATATGGCATCAATTACCAAGGTTGTTGGGACTACGATGGTTATTTTAAAATTATCGGATGATCATAAATTAAATTTAGATGATTCAATTAGTAAATATTTAACGACTTGGTCATTTCCAGAAGTTACTATTCGTAATTTAATAACTCATACTTCAGGCATTGAAGGCTATATTAAAAATCGTGATAACTTAAATCATGATGAGCTAATTAAATCATTATTGAGATTAAAAGTTGGCAAAGGTTTAAATCATGAAATGCATTATGCAGATGTTAATTTTATTTTATTAGGATTAATCGCTAAGAAAGTGACTGGTCAATCAATTCAAAAATTAATTGATCGGTTCGTATTAAAGCCTCTAAAAATGAATAATAGTGGTTTTAATCCTAAATACAAAAAGAATTGTATTCCCACAATTTATAACAAGCAAACCGGAAAATTGCTTCAAGGATCTGTCCATGATCCAAAAGCACAAATATTAGGAGAAGATTGTGGATCAGCAGGCTTGTTTAGTAATATGGATGATTTAATTAAATTTGTTCATTCAATTCTTTATCCTGAAGACAACCCAGTTTTATCTGATGCAACAATTAAAGGATTCTTTCAAGATCAAACTTATTCCCACAAGCTGGGTCGTAGTTTTGGTTTTGAATTACTTTATCATGATGAGATGAAATATATCTGGCAATCAGGTTATACAGGTACTTTCATTATTATAATTCCTGATTTAAAAAGAGCGATGATTTTCTTATCAAATCGCGTTCATCCAATTGCACCAAACGAATATTATATTGAAAGACGGAAGACTTTAATTGAAACTTATTTAAATGAAAATAAAAAAGCTTGGAAATAA
- a CDS encoding type 1 glutamine amidotransferase — protein sequence MAKKYTLNIAHLYGDLMNTYGDLGNILVLKYYGKKMGIDVQSNVVSLDEDFKAADYDIAVFGGGQDFEQTIVSKDIQTKKDEIKKFIDSNGCLLAICGGFQLLGKYYIDAKGDKIPGIGVMDHYTEQQHDNRFIGDILIKNEETGEQYHGFENHQGVTYTGSDERPLGDVEQGYGNNGKDKAEGAIYKNVYCTYFHGPILARNNIIAKHILIKALKRRYPNDDFSQFEKMKVEKAY from the coding sequence ATGGCTAAGAAGTACACATTAAATATCGCTCATTTATATGGTGACCTAATGAACACCTATGGTGATTTAGGAAATATTTTAGTATTAAAATATTATGGTAAAAAAATGGGCATCGATGTCCAATCAAATGTTGTAAGCTTAGATGAAGATTTCAAAGCAGCCGATTACGATATTGCTGTATTTGGTGGTGGTCAAGATTTTGAGCAAACCATCGTATCTAAAGATATTCAAACCAAAAAAGACGAAATCAAAAAATTCATTGATTCAAATGGATGCCTACTAGCAATTTGTGGTGGCTTTCAATTACTGGGTAAATACTATATTGATGCTAAAGGTGATAAGATTCCTGGAATTGGTGTGATGGATCATTATACTGAACAACAACACGATAACCGATTTATTGGCGATATCTTAATTAAAAACGAAGAAACCGGTGAACAATATCATGGTTTCGAAAATCATCAAGGTGTTACTTATACTGGTTCAGATGAACGTCCACTTGGTGATGTTGAACAAGGTTACGGTAATAATGGTAAAGACAAAGCAGAAGGTGCAATCTATAAGAATGTTTATTGCACTTATTTCCATGGCCCTATATTAGCTAGAAATAACATTATAGCTAAGCATATATTAATTAAAGCATTAAAACGTCGTTACCCTAATGATGATTTCTCACAATTTGAAAAAATGAAAGTAGAAAAAGCATATTAA